In the Vanessa atalanta chromosome 13, ilVanAtal1.2, whole genome shotgun sequence genome, TCTAGTTCatattatttcgtaaattttgtatataaattaacaaatattgagAAATTTGTTCATTTTTCGTCATGCATATGTGGTTTGAatagtcattattatttaaaaagtgcaTAAACTTCCCTGatcttttaacataatttttaagtttactttctaagaatatataaattactttttaaataaaatgctctTCTATAAATACTTCTTATTAACTTAAGCATATTAGTTGAGCAAATCTGTATGTGAATTAAAAGCACAATTATAAACCAAAGATACCATCTTGCAAATCCATGATTTCTGGTTTATTTACAATATCCTTACAATTCTTGTAGTGCCAACATTTATGTGGGATAAGTAACCACACACTGTCAAGTGTCCAAATATTCTGATTTCctaaattagttaaaataaaattgtacttaaATCATAATACATAACTAACTCACAATCtgataaagaattttaattatttttgattgttattataataaagaataaatattcatacatttcaaattaacaaatatctatactaatttaattataagcttTCGAACAGTATATCAGAAATATTTGAAAGACACAACAGTCGACCAAAATGTACTACAGATATTGTCCAAGTTGTTCGTAtagtgtataaaaatttaagagataaaatattttggcaCTGATTACTAATGATTAAGATGTTAGtatttgtttgtaaacaaaCCCTTAATAACATGTTATGGTGTCAAGCTAATTGCATAACAGTATAAACAATAAACACTAAcatgaaaaacatatttaactcATATATTTCGGTCactctattttaatatacataataggatatattttaatcgaatgCTCTTAGTAACATcactgaatataataaaaaataaaaattatatctttcaCGTAATTTAAGGCTTACACATTATATTATGCCAAAATATGTTCAACTTATCTCCTTAATCCCTTACCAAATATATGGCTGCAAGTACAGTTAAGTAAACTcagatttttatcataattttttttgcagtttcatatattatgaaaattaacattaaattaattgatttaagtcTTACAGggaacaaaatatttcttattagaattaaatcacagtttatttttgttagtatttttaaaattttgtaaattaactcATTGGGTATCTGTTATAACTATCAATAAGGAGGACACTTACCAGCCAGGGTAAACCTATCCATATAGTTGATGAGGTTGACAAAACACAATACTCCGACTGTCATGTATTCGATGAAGCTGACATCGCTCAGATTATCTCGCCTCCTCGCCTGCTTCTCGTGCAACAGTGCCGTAGCAGAATCATTATCCCCATTTATCACCAACTGTTGATTTGATGTATTTGGAGTAATACTACTCTGGTCCATGATGCCCACCCCCAAACTTAAAAGTGACTAAGCTGTAACTGCAGTCCCAATCACTTGACCGTAacgaaacttttattttttctttaaacttaAGTCACTacacaaaattaataagaaGCAATGAGAAACTggttatacaatttaattatattattgcacATATCAATCTTAATTATAGAgggtttaaaaaattaaaacaatatacgaCCGAAAAGATACCCGCCACAGTGACaactaaataaagtaaaaccaAAAACGTCTAAAACCGGTGACGTGCTCTGACGTATACTTTCAAGATATAACTTTGAAGTTTTGGGAATCCAGTGTGACTTTATTCAATGACAGATACCAGAGACAAAATCTTGAAATCTCTATTTTAAGCTATCTTACGCAGGTGGGGAGTAAAGGGgagaatcaatattttttttgtatttttttttttaagttaaatcaaTTGTTCTCAAGTATACTCAATTTACAATGAGCGCTTAAAAAAATGTCGTtcgtttgttatatatatatttttagtgtatACATAgtggatattattaatttcataatgaaacatttttatttatcatttttagtacatatatttttacgtaatatatgCTAGTCTAGTCACTTTTGCTGTTTATATACATCGCATGAAATAGTTTAAGaactttcaattattatatataaccagtaattaaattaagtataatttgtcATTCTcagtaattcaatttattacaaactgTTTGCtatcttttttacttttagtCGAAGTGATCACTGATCAGGCAGACAGATACTGTTATAATTGAGGTTTATCTATATAGTAACTGACTTATGTTAGCGAATGCTACTTTAAGTTTTAACCATAGAGAATATAAGACTGTATTACAATTTCaaactacatattttttataaggaaaTTATAGCTATCCAGTTTATTAAGTAAGGTAAAAGGTTAGTCGTActtgttttttaagtttatctttCTCCTTAACCATTTTATcagaaaatttaattgaaatttatgcAAGTAGGTATTGCTTtcatctttttttaaacatttgtttcaATTTCAGGCACGTTTAACATGGCAAAATTGttgtatatcattattttagtttGCTTTAGCAGttgtttaagtaaaaaatacaacGATGAAGAAAAGCCGGAATGGGCGAAGAAAGATATTCGTGACTTTAGCGATGCTGATATGGAACGGTATAGTAATATTTCGTATATGTACTTCCAaaccatacaaatattataattataaaacattttttagacTTTACGACCAATGGGAAGAAGATGATGAGCCATTGCCAGAAGACGAACAGCCGGAATACAAGCGTAAGCCACCTTCGATAGACTTAAATAATCTAGACATGTCAAACCCGGAATCTGTATTACAAGCGACAAAGAAAGGTCAGACTCTGATGATGTTTGTAACAGTTGCTAACAAACCTTCGAAAACAAGAACTGAAGAATTAACTAAGATTTGGCAAAGTGGTCTTTGGAGCAATCACATACAGGCTGAAAGGTTatcataattgtttttcttttttaattattaacaactgTTAAGAAACTTACTTCAAAGAATAACTTATTGAtatgttttctatatattatatgctatcttgttaatttatatatatatttattgaaattgaagttttttataaattattgaatcatGTTTATTTCAAGATCaatgttttaatgtatatgataatttatttgcagATATCTTATAGATGATGATCGagcaatatttatgtttaaagatGGCTCTCAGGCATGGACAGCCAAAGAATATCTTATAGAGCAAGATGAACTCAAAGATGTTCAATTAGAAAGCCAAACATATGTTGGAAAAAATCctgatgtaaaaaataaagctgTAAGGGATGAGTTATAGATCTGCAATGCATTTTACTAATGCATATGAGGaaatattatggaaaatatttcatgcatttaataaaacagtgtttttgcaaatatatttattttatttaagataaaaaaattaaatcatatttttcttaacattaGTTTCATTGGATATATTTAGAAGCACGCATCAGTAGCACGAAAATGTTCTTCATCAATTGTTGAATATATGTGTCCTTCACCCCACATCCATTCTAGGATATTTCTGAAAAACAAGACACATAAGTGATTtggattaatatttcaatagaaaatattgtttaatctattatcaattaatagtataccttaatttgtaataaatgtatagaattgtgtataaatatgtaaaatagggaaagtatgtattatttgtattaattcctTTACATACCCGAATTCCACATTAGACATCCGATCTTTCAAGCTGGCATAAATGTCCTGCTTACTTATGCCTTGTTCAAGTGTAGAAGCACGAATTAGATTATACACCATCATTTGCCTTGCATTTAGTCCATTTACTGAAGCATTATCATTGATACCAACCATGGAATTAGCCGGCAATCCACTTGTAAATGTTGAATCCTCATTTGTTTTTGtctataacattaatattaaatttcatatatagttatttcaattcatattatattataaacattgttattatctttcagtataaaaatatttaaaactgaacatacaacaacacaataatcaaagataacaaaataaaagcaCACAAATATCATTTCACATATTAATTGTGGTTTATTTTCCTttacattgatattattaatcataatatatgtatgttttatgtactttatttgtgttttaactCATTTACATGTGGAAGATGTCAAAAAATAAACCTGCATGTCTATGAATATTTGCCAGTATTCACCTGCATTGAAGCAacatggaataaataataatctttttccTCAAAAGTTGATAAGTTCTAAGCCTTGTAGTGGGACACTAAGCCTTCCCGCAGGCCTAAACTGATATATTATTGGttgatttaaacaaattattaaatcattaataacttCATTtgacaaaattacattattttactcttattttgttataatataactttgaaTGGAATTATTAtaccattttatataaaagataatacaCACCTTCTTAGAATCAGCttccatttttaatttgttattgataCATTGCAAATAGTGGAACGTAATAGCATTTACATCAGCAACTGGCATGATTTTAAAAGCCATTACAACTTTTTTGCCTTTATTGGTTTTTACATTTCCATAAACTTGTATGTAATCATTAACTTCAATTTTTGGCATGGATGTATCCTGTAAaccatataaaaaacatatttttaacccTTGTTCATTGCTTTATTGTATGTAACTCATCCTCTAATTAAATAAGGATGTAGttacaattaactttttaagactatttaaatcaaaaaagtaattgtagcatgaaataaataatgaaattgggAAGTCTCTATTATGACACTATTATTTAATGGTAATGAGGAATTTTGGTTTGATGTGTTATTTTCgcaattatgattatttatactgGAATGATAGCACAACTTACAGCATCTTCATCCATAGCATCTTGTTCTAACCATAGAACTGCTCTCATTCTACCTGTTATGTCTTGTATAGTGTATGTTATTTTAGTGCTTTGAACTCTTATATTTTTGACTCTAGCAACAAGTGATACAATTTGTATTTCTGTTCCCCAAATCTTTATGCCTTCATCTCCGGAATGTAAAgcttgttttattacaattggaGCAGTGCGAGAAGCTCTTCTTCCCTACaacataaatagtataaaaaaataatgatgaaatcatttcaacaaaatatattatttttaaacccaATTTCTGACTGGTGTgaacaaatttgtattttaaaatactttaactaGTTACCTAAAAATGTAAGTGTATATTACCTACCGTTTTGTTCTGTCCTTGGTTTGGTGTGGTGACATTTCCAAATTGATTTGGTGAATTAAAGAATCCACCACCAGCAACTGATTGGtctaaaatatgaaacaataaaatttgcCTTAAACACagttatcataatattacaaCGAGTCTGTACAAGTATTACACTTACCATTCcacattttgataataataacttgtataaatgtataaaactggTTTTTCTAAACAAATAACTACTAAATTGAGTGAACAAAGTTACTTGTTACAAGTGAAAAACTATAAAGTATAAACACTAGctagtatacaataaatttcCGGCGACAAAGATAGTTAAATAGtagataattttgaatactTGAATATGACTCAATCTCGGTGGGAAATACGAAGTGACAGTATTCAGTATTACCATAATGACGATAGCATAAAAATGACTAAcattataaagaaatacattaacattgctaaaaaacgttaaatataggtacaccaaatatattttagtttttatttaagagaATCAAATATTGTACCCACTTATGATCCCTGCAAACTATTGCAGTTGAATGAGAACTGAGCAGTCATTTAGGAATTCGAAGCTACCTGATTAATGCGCGGATTGCAGAATTCCACACTTGCGCCCTGAACCTCTTTACTTGAAGCGCGAcgcgtttttttaaaaaataatatattattacgtttcATAAAATGTATCGAAATTAGACAttctgtattgtattttattcaagaaacctttacaataaagcgtttttggatcgtcaatatttattattaatcaacagatttacaatgctgctATTCTCGATTATTGTTCAATTAGCCCTGtgtccaaaaaatattattttaatgaataataagagtTATTGATTAATGTAGTCTTAATAACTtcttaaattgattatattttccggcatcttattatatatgcataaaCCATTGCCCTAAAATtttctgtaccgtatgcaagcGGAAATATGGggttataagtttttttattttatttcttgtattaattaataggatgtatataatctgtataaatattatattatcataaatatattgtaaagcaGCCCTTAATCCACctgtttctttaaattttttgcaTAATGATGTCCtaaaactaatattgtaaatagttcaatttcaatatcttattattctttttactgTATATTTTGTATCGTTAGGTATGaagactataaaatattaaagcataGCATGAGTCAATTTATACGATAGACTTGATTCAATTAAATggaaatcttattttaatcaGTGGGTTATCCGTTGCGTTCGACCGATAGTCGATTTTTGGCCGAAAATTCGGCGCTTACCACAAACTAGATGGCAATCAAGCAGGAGGTTCCCCTTATGGAAGTGACTACCACACCCATGgaaatctgcaacaccggggggcttgcaggtgcgttgctagCCTTTTAGGAAGGAatacgctctttttttgaaggttcccaagtcgtatcggttcggaaaaaccgccggcgaaaactggttccacagattggttgtgcgaggcagaaaatgacttaaaaatcgtgctgttgtggatttttaagacatttttcaCCATTATGCGTGggtgtaaattaaatgtaagttaattaattaaggcTTTTTAAATTTCAGGTTTATGTGAGAAAACCACCAGCGCCATTACTAAAGGAGGTGAAATTGCTTCTTCCACATCTTTTTCACGGATTTTtagaaactattattatattatatatggctATTAAGTTGGCTCAAGCTAGCCAACTTAATAGCCAGAGGCaatgatattctaataaatagATATGTTAATTGTTATACACTTACTAAACAACAGAAAAAAGAGTTCCGCGCCGGGGGCCGTTTTTTTACATTTCGCTACAAGTAAAAAGGAAAGCttgataaaaacaataagaataAAAGAGACAACAAGATGTTTTAATTGCGTgtgaatgtaaacaaatattattcggGCCACCAATCACCGCACGTTGCCATCATAGACTAACAAATTCATTAGGCAGAAGGTACAAACCACGTGTACAGAATTTGTAGCCGGGATTTATgcctatataacaaataaatagtataaaaggcAGGTGAAAAATTTAAGACgttataaaaagaaagaaatataacaATCATACAATTTCGAAAAGattgaatttatttcttttctGTCTTTAAATTTAGTTGAGTAAGCTGTTCTTtcgaaatgtaatattttttctttaaatctttCAATATCACGGTTATGTTGGCAACACGTTTCTTCAgtcttttattttgttgaactagtactttgttttttttctgcAACAGTTTTTTCTTGCATGTTAATTCACGTACGCGTTTTTTAAGTGCTGCTGTTCTGGGTGTTTCAAAAATATCTGCCATATCCGGTATGCTGACATTGTCGAGACTTGTCGGGgagttttcaatatttatattgatgtgttcctgggaaataaaacaatgtaagtaaaatatatctcGTCACTATTTAGATAggctagaaatatatatatatatatatatatatgataatgaaatatatatatatatatatatttcatttagtttttttctctttttattacATCTATAACAGGAACAGCGTCCTTTTTGAGAAGTGTACGACCTTTGGTTGATGAATATTTATCGGTAGCTTCGAAATGATTGCTACAAATTCTACTACTTTTTGAAGGCGTCCAACTGCATTCACTTCTTTGTTTACGAACAATTGCGATCCATTCTTGAAGCTGAATCTCAGAAGTTGGAAACCTACGAAAAGACGGTAAATAGTCAAACTCGCTGTTGTCACACAGTAAGGtagtataaacaatttatttcactGTTTACGAACAATAGCGATCCACTCTTAAAGCCTGATTtcagtggtagctttattttacCATATTATGTCAATggttaactatttatattttctttacatatattcgacaaatttaatttataattaagtgtatcaaacaaaattataaaatggttaTTAAAAGCAAAAGAGAACTCTGGAGTGAATATGACTTTACTGCCTAATATTCGCATCTGTACTTTTATTCTAATTTCGGAACGCATGCATCCTAAAATGCAAAATACATATTGCTTACTTACATGTGGTATGAGATCCCTTGTGTTTTATCAACTTTGGTATCGTAATTGGTGCACTTTCTAAATAAACATGATGGCATTTTGGATAGTTATTACGAGAAGCGCGAAACGTATTACTCGTTGTCGTGCGCGACACAGACTAAAAAAATACGTCCCTAATAGGACGTTTTCTAGTCTTCACCTTTTGCGCGTTTATAACATATCTGTTTACTAGAACATCATTGGCCCGAGGTAAAATAACTGTGAACGGACTATATAAGTATTAACACTTAGTGACTTAACAGTCACTTACACAAGTTACACACACTGTAtgagcgttgcagaactatcgatagttgacttCGAAAattattcaggatatcgataatGTCgtattgatcaatactatcgatagtatctatagctctccgtgagcaatactatcgatattatcgatagtatcgctagctctcttttagcaatactattggtagtagCGATACTATtgctactatcgatagtatcgatagttttggactatcgatagccagcgattttttgatagtattgattttttaatgtaagtaatgtattCGTAATGTATTCTAATCGCTACACTCAAGATTACTACAAAAGTTTCATTGTAACGCCACCGTACTCCCTAAAAGGTTTTTAATGTTATGagcatttattaatgtttattcataaatcaaacacaaaaaatattggcaatatttttcacattaaaatttttcattattccttattccgcacaaaatgtcttaattctaaaaacaaatattgtggtaaattaaattcatttatataaaaatttacactaTTGTTGGcctactaaattatttatcttgagAAAGGAATAATATCGGAAATTACTGGCTATCGATAgcacaaaactatcgatagtttaggttaaaagtaatggtttttgcaaaactatcgatagtattaatagtattgccactatcgatagtattgacacgtgacaatactatcgatagtatcgcttacaccttaactatcgatagtctatcgatagtagactatcgatatgcaacactactgTGTATAACAACACATATAGATACAATTAGGGACATTGAGGGAATCAGAAGCAGTTCTTCAAAATGATGTTGATatcttgttgttttttttctttacaattacaaaattataatatatttttttaaataaaatattaaggacGATTGCGAGGCTCGGGGCGGTAGGTCTTTGCGAGGCCCCCTGTCCTCAGTGAAAAGTATGTATGTCATTCGAAAGTACGTCTCGTTGTTTGGTTTAGGTATTTGTTATGTTTGACGAGAGATGAtaaagttatacaaataaataaaaattgtgtacttttaaaatatttacatcgaaagaattacaaaattaacaaataaagaaattataattttttaaattgatgtttttgGAGTCTACCTTAGACCAAAATCTTCAATTAAAGCATGGGCCGAAAACTATGCGATTCAAAAACCGATCATCAAGTGTTTCGAGGCGCGATATATTACGTTCTGAATTAATGAATTAGTtaactgaatttatttaaatttactgttattttataaccttaataaataattagggatcaaaaagaaaagtaaaaaaaaaaaaatctatttcaattttaCTTGGATTTTTGCGCGAGGCCCCGGGCGATTGCCCCCGTTCGCCACCCCCTAAGGCCGCCGCTGAAAATCACCATACAAACTCTCATCTCCACTttagatatttgtttataaattatcccTTAGTGCTTAACTAATTCCCGAGACAttttgggagaggcctatgtctaGCAGTGGATTGTGATTGGCTTATGGTGCACCCAACAGTTAGTTTAGGTTGTGCAATGAATTGTATGTCAATTAgtcataaaatgatattaattgatgacttacaaattttaaaattctgacttattaacaataaagcgttagttagtttttttgaagatatttgCACATTTGCTGTGCTTAATTCATTCACATGGCCACATGATGTACCTTTTGCATTCTTATTCTTACATCATAATTCTTACATCAAtttgtaagtggtagtg is a window encoding:
- the LOC125068263 gene encoding replication protein A 32 kDa subunit, which produces MWNDQSVAGGGFFNSPNQFGNVTTPNQGQNKTGRRASRTAPIVIKQALHSGDEGIKIWGTEIQIVSLVARVKNIRVQSTKITYTIQDITGRMRAVLWLEQDAMDEDADTSMPKIEVNDYIQVYGNVKTNKGKKVVMAFKIMPVADVNAITFHYLQCINNKLKMEADSKKTKTNEDSTFTSGLPANSMVGINDNASVNGLNARQMMVYNLIRASTLEQGISKQDIYASLKDRMSNVEFGNILEWMWGEGHIYSTIDEEHFRATDACF
- the LOC125068350 gene encoding uncharacterized protein LOC125068350, giving the protein MPSCLFRKCTNYDTKVDKTQGISYHMFPTSEIQLQEWIAIVRKQRSECSWTPSKSSRICSNHFEATDKYSSTKGRTLLKKDAVPVIDEHININIENSPTSLDNVSIPDMADIFETPRTAALKKRVRELTCKKRLKKRVANITVILKDLKKKYYISKEQLTQLNLKTEKK
- the LOC125068264 gene encoding LDLR chaperone boca, coding for MAKLLYIIILVCFSSCLSKKYNDEEKPEWAKKDIRDFSDADMERLYDQWEEDDEPLPEDEQPEYKRKPPSIDLNNLDMSNPESVLQATKKGQTLMMFVTVANKPSKTRTEELTKIWQSGLWSNHIQAERYLIDDDRAIFMFKDGSQAWTAKEYLIEQDELKDVQLESQTYVGKNPDVKNKAVRDEL